The Cycloclasticus sp. genomic sequence GAAGGTCTTCCTGACTTGAAAGTTGAGCAAGCATTTGAATTATCTGATGCATCAGCTGAACGTTCAGCAGCGGGTTGTACCATTAAGCTTAATCAAGAGCCAATTACTGAGTACTTAAATTCAAACATCACCATGCTTAAGTGGATGATTGCTGAAGGTTATGGCGATGTAAGAACAATCGAGCGACGCATTATTGCAATGCAAGAATGGTTAGCTAACCCAGAATTGATGGAAGCAGATGCCGATGCGGAATACGCAGAAATCATTGAAATCAACATGAGTGACATTAAAGAGCCTATTCTTGCTTGTCCGAATGACCCAGATGACGTGAAAACATTATCTGAGGTTGCGGGTACAAAAATTGATGAAGTATTCATCGGTTCATGTATGACCAATATTGGTCACTTCCGTGCGGCGGGTAACTTACTTAAAGAGTTTGGTGGTGTATTGCCAACACGTTTATGGATTGCTCCTCCAACAAAAATGGATGCAGCACAATTAACTGAAGAAGGTTACTACTTCACTTATGGCGCTGCTGGTGCACGTACTGAAATGCCGGGTTGTTCTCTATGTATGGGTAACCAAGCGCGTATTGCCGAGAAATCAACTGCGATTTCAACCTCTACACGTAACTTCCCAAACCGTTTAGGTACAGGCGCAGATGTTTACTTGGCTTCTGCTGAGTTAGCAGCGGTTGGTGCTATTTTAGGTAAAATTCCTTCTAAGGATGAATACATGGAATACGCTAAGAAAATCGACGCAACAGCAGCGGATACATACCGTTATTTGAACTTTGACAAGATTGGTACGTACCAAGAAATTGCTGACAAGGTTGAGGTAAGCGCTTAATAATTAAGCGGGTTTAGTTAGTGAAAAAGGGCTGTGAAAACAGCCCTTTTTTTTGTAATTAATGATTGAGGACAGAACGAAAAATTTTACGAGGCTGCACATCATGTGCTTGAAAAGCTCGCTATTTTCTATAGTATTGAGTCATATTCTTTAGAACCTAGTTGCTTAATCATGAAACTAACTACAAAGTTTTTACGAGTGCACTTGGCCATATTGGCCGTATTATCTTTATTATCCGTTTCAACAACTGCATTAGCCAACCAAACTAATCCCCGATTAGATACGCTGTTTGTCAAATTGAACAAGGCGCAGACGGTTAGGCAAGCCCAATTAGTCGAATATGAAATTATGCAGATATGGAATAAATCGGGCAATAAGGAAATAGATCAGCGTATGAACCTGGCGGATACGGTGATGCGTAACGGCTCAGCTCAGGAAGCGTTAGAAATAATGGCGGTTATAACAAAGGAAAAGCCCAATTTTTCAGAAGCATGGAACTTACATGCCACCATTCTTTTTTTGATGGGTAAGTATAAAGAATCGCTAAGCAGTATTGATCGAACACTAGCACTTGAACCTAGACATTTTGGTGCGTTGATTGGGAAAGGGCATATATTCGCCCAGCAAAAAAGATTTAAAGAAGCGCTTACGGTGTTTAAAACAGCAAGAAACCTGTATCCACTTCATCCGCGAATTTATAAGCACATTACCCGACTTCATCAGCTAATAAAAATAAATGACGAGCATAAAAGGGACTTTATTTAGCGGTAACTAATATTGTAGTTCAGGTGTCTTGCAAGTTCAGTTACTTGATTAAGGGTATTATTCTAGTTAAGTAAGAACTCTAACTATTTGATTAATCTAATGGTTCCGCTAATGTTAACTTGTATATTAGATGTGTTTTGTTGCAAATTTGCGGGCGCTGTTTCGATCATGGTTGAGTCTGCCGTCATGCGAGACTTAGCGTAATAAATTGGACGCTGCGGATTGTTTTGATTTAC encodes the following:
- a CDS encoding tetratricopeptide repeat protein; this encodes MKLTTKFLRVHLAILAVLSLLSVSTTALANQTNPRLDTLFVKLNKAQTVRQAQLVEYEIMQIWNKSGNKEIDQRMNLADTVMRNGSAQEALEIMAVITKEKPNFSEAWNLHATILFLMGKYKESLSSIDRTLALEPRHFGALIGKGHIFAQQKRFKEALTVFKTARNLYPLHPRIYKHITRLHQLIKINDEHKRDFI